From Plasmodium chabaudi chabaudi strain AS genome assembly, chromosome: 12, the proteins below share one genomic window:
- a CDS encoding 60S ribosomal protein L12, putative (query 137-137;GPI_cleavage_site_score=0.11019999;~pfam_scan;Pfam:PF03946.10; E()=3.7E-21;score=74.5;query 13-69;description=Ribosomal_L11_N;~pfam_scan;Pfam:PF00298.15; E()=3.0E-15;score=56.3;query 74-143;description=Ribosomal_L11;~iprscan;InterPro:IPR020784 : Ribosomal protein L11, N-terminal;Pfam:PF03946; score=3.8E-21;query 13-69;description=Ribosomal protein L11, N-terminal;~iprscan;InterPro:IPR020783 : Ribosomal protein L11, C-terminal;Pfam:PF00298; score=3.0E-15;query 74-143;description=Ribosomal protein L11, C-terminal;~iprscan;InterPro:IPR036769 : Ribosomal protein L11, C-terminal domain superfamily;Superfamily:SSF46906; score=7.72E-16;query 75-148;description=Ribosomal protein L11, C-terminal domain superfamily;~iprscan;InterPro:IPR036796 : Ribosomal protein L11/L12, N-terminal domain superfamily;Superfamily:SSF54747; score=4.06E-28;query 1-86;description=Ribosomal protein L11/L12, N-terminal domain superfamily;~iprscan;InterPro:IPR000911 : Ribosomal protein L11;SMART:SM00649; score=7.1E-46;query 13-144;description=Ribosomal protein L11/L12;~iprscan;InterPro:IPR020785 : Ribosomal protein L11, conserved site;Prosite:PS00359; score=1.0;query 130-145;description=Ribosomal protein L11, conserved site) — translation MAKRPDPNEIRYVYIRQVGGEVGASSVLSPKLGPLGLSPKKIGDDIAKETQSWKGLKICVKLTIQNRQAKIEVVPTSASMVLKELNEAPRDRKKVKNIKHNGNLKIEQVYSIARAMKEKSRAKEFRGTVKEILGTCNSIGCTVDGKKPTTIQEMIDNGDIDVPDN, via the exons atggctAAAAGACCAGATCCAAATGAAATAAGATAtg TTTATATCCGACAAGTCGGAGGAGAAGTTGGAGCATCATCAGTTTTGTCCCCAAAATTAGGTCCCTTAGGTTTATCTCCCAAAAAAATTGGTGACGATATAGCTAAAGAAACCCAATCATGGAAAGGATTGAAAATTTGTGTTAAATTAACTATTCAAAACAGACAAGCAAAAATAGAAGTTGTACCAACATCGGCTTCTATGgttttaaaagaattaaatgaaGCTCCAAGAGATcgaaaaaaagtaaaaaatataaaacataatggtaatttaaaaattgagCAAGTTTATTCTATTGCAAGAGCTATGAAAGAAAAATCAAGAGCTAAAGAATTTAGAGGAACTGTAAAAGAAATCTTAGGTACTTGCAATTCAATAGGATGTACTGTCGATGGAAAAAAACCAACTACCATTCAAGAAATGATAGACAATGGAGATATTGATGTTCCTGATAATTAA